A stretch of DNA from Acidobacteriota bacterium:
AAGGGAAGCAGGTCGAAATCACTGGTTATGCCATGCCGCTCTACAACCCGGATGGGAAAGCCGAATTTTTCCTGACACAAGCCGCGAATGGTTGTTGTTTCGGAGCGCCCCCACAATTGCAGCATATGGTGCTGGTCCGGGCGGCTGACCCAAAACTGAAGCTGGAGGATATTTCCCATCCGGTGAAGGTCCGGGGAACTTTTTCAGTTGGCGAAGAGAAGGATTCCTACGGCTACGTGACCAGTTTGATCCGAATTACCGCGGATTCAATTGAAGGGAGTCGGGAATAATACCAGTCAGTAGTCAGTAGTTGATAAGTCAGTAGTCAGTAGTCAGTAGACCAAACCCAGGTATTTCAGTCTGCAAAAACCTTGAGAAGAACTCTTTACAAATAACTCAAAAAGAACCAAATACACTTGACAAGATCTCTCAAAC
This window harbors:
- a CDS encoding DUF3299 domain-containing protein encodes the protein MSALKHVSKKWLALGFVLIFTTIVVASVMYRSPTTPRASAAGDIQVLGNVTRIGFAYIKDANYDFDPKKPAPPVPVVLKNLEGKQVEITGYAMPLYNPDGKAEFFLTQAANGCCFGAPPQLQHMVLVRAADPKLKLEDISHPVKVRGTFSVGEEKDSYGYVTSLIRITADSIEGSRE